One window of Candidatus Regiella endosymbiont of Tuberolachnus salignus genomic DNA carries:
- a CDS encoding flagellar hook-length control protein FliK translates to MSTPSINSALPSGQKSANTTPISIAEAYGAGAAESKETFNDVFTQMGADLSTPLTPASLVSEEIDSLAAVVDPLDFVLAAQGQEKMPHNEAIEAQNQPLLETLLASLPPYLAPMGMQQSVSSSDAEHDNASALSQNRSLTSVETSGRWSTAETKVNLVTANAKETSEGLIVRSNPTPANPTNVPTTLIAQSNLNHAPAGEGVSALEKPFTLTNDKDQWPQQLRTLLGERLKLQIEKGTQHASIRLDPPEMGKIDISVSVNAGKLQIQINASQGDIYHMLQQSSDELRQNLTSVTTHQVEVQISSGDKQQQQKQRTLESGSHISAAGNMTIEEEQSAGGDGTLLATV, encoded by the coding sequence GTGAGTACGCCGTCGATCAATTCTGCTCTACCAAGCGGGCAAAAAAGCGCAAACACAACACCTATTTCAATCGCTGAAGCATATGGGGCAGGAGCGGCAGAGTCGAAGGAAACATTTAACGATGTGTTCACGCAGATGGGAGCCGATCTATCAACCCCCTTAACCCCGGCTAGCCTGGTGAGTGAAGAAATCGACAGTCTGGCTGCTGTTGTTGATCCTTTGGATTTTGTGTTAGCGGCGCAAGGGCAGGAAAAAATGCCTCACAATGAGGCAATAGAAGCGCAAAATCAGCCGTTATTAGAGACGCTATTAGCCTCTTTGCCACCTTATTTAGCGCCGATGGGGATGCAGCAATCTGTATCCTCATCTGATGCTGAGCATGATAATGCATCCGCTCTCAGCCAAAACCGCTCTTTAACATCAGTAGAAACATCGGGGCGATGGTCAACGGCTGAAACTAAAGTCAATTTGGTCACGGCAAATGCAAAGGAGACATCTGAGGGCCTCATTGTACGCTCAAATCCGACGCCTGCTAATCCAACCAATGTGCCGACAACCTTAATAGCGCAATCTAATTTAAATCATGCTCCAGCGGGGGAGGGGGTTAGCGCTTTAGAGAAGCCGTTCACTCTAACAAACGATAAAGATCAATGGCCACAGCAATTACGTACGCTGCTGGGGGAAAGATTAAAGCTGCAAATAGAAAAGGGAACGCAGCACGCCAGTATTCGTCTTGATCCCCCTGAGATGGGGAAAATAGATATTTCTGTCAGTGTCAACGCGGGAAAGTTACAGATTCAGATTAATGCCAGTCAAGGGGATATTTATCATATGTTGCAACAAAGCAGTGACGAACTGCGGCAAAATCTAACGTCAGTGACGACCCATCAGGTGGAAGTGCAAATTTCTTCTGGTGACAAACAACAACAACAGAAACAACGGACACTTGAATCAGGATCACACATCAGTGCTGCTGGAAATATGACTATTGAAGAAGAGCAGAGTGCAGGTGGTGATGGCACTCTTTTAGCAACCGTTTAA
- the dacA gene encoding D-alanyl-D-alanine carboxypeptidase DacA, with amino-acid sequence MKHIFNSFLINSIVFFSAMVIGTTSFADTSFTKNTSLNNPLPNVPKINAEAYILMDYHSGQVLAEDNADARRDPASLTKIMTSYIIGQAVKSGKISHSDRVTIGTDAWATGNPQFKGSSLMFLKPGDSVSVADLSRGINLQSGNDACVAMANYVAGDQDHFVSLMNNYAATLGLQNTHFKTVHGLDAQGQYSSARDMALISQALIRDVPEEYAIYKEKEFTFDKIRQRNRNGLLWDKDLQVDGIKTGHTKSAGYNLVTSATQGSMRLISVVLGASSSKKREIESKKLLTWGFRFFETVEPLKASKEFASEPAWFGDSDRVQLSAERDVYLTIPRGRIADLKASYVLNSTELHAPLVKNQVVGTINFQLDGKTIDQRPLVVMSEVKEGGIFSRALDHIILLFHRWFG; translated from the coding sequence ATGAAACATATTTTTAATTCATTTTTAATCAATAGCATCGTGTTTTTCAGTGCGATGGTGATAGGTACCACTTCTTTCGCGGACACCTCTTTTACAAAAAATACCAGTTTAAATAATCCTCTCCCTAACGTACCTAAAATAAACGCTGAAGCTTATATTCTGATGGATTATCATTCAGGCCAAGTTTTAGCAGAAGACAATGCAGATGCCCGACGTGACCCCGCCAGTCTCACTAAAATAATGACAAGTTATATTATTGGGCAAGCTGTTAAATCAGGAAAAATCAGTCATAGTGATCGGGTTACCATCGGTACCGATGCATGGGCAACCGGTAATCCTCAATTCAAAGGCTCTTCCTTGATGTTCCTCAAACCAGGTGATAGCGTTTCTGTTGCTGATCTGAGTCGAGGCATTAATCTACAATCCGGTAATGACGCCTGTGTTGCTATGGCCAATTATGTTGCAGGTGATCAAGATCACTTTGTTAGCCTAATGAATAATTATGCAGCGACCCTCGGACTACAAAATACACATTTTAAAACCGTACATGGATTAGATGCACAAGGGCAGTACAGTTCAGCGCGTGATATGGCATTGATTAGCCAAGCATTGATTCGCGATGTACCTGAAGAATACGCTATCTATAAAGAAAAAGAATTTACCTTCGATAAAATTCGGCAACGAAACCGTAACGGTTTACTTTGGGATAAAGATTTGCAGGTTGATGGGATCAAGACCGGCCATACTAAATCAGCAGGTTATAATCTCGTTACCTCGGCAACCCAAGGATCCATGCGTTTGATCTCGGTAGTATTGGGTGCTAGTTCAAGTAAAAAACGTGAAATCGAAAGCAAAAAATTGCTGACATGGGGTTTTCGTTTTTTTGAAACCGTGGAGCCTTTGAAAGCCAGTAAAGAATTTGCCTCAGAGCCTGCTTGGTTCGGCGACAGTGATCGCGTTCAATTAAGTGCAGAAAGAGATGTCTACTTAACTATTCCACGCGGTAGAATCGCTGATTTGAAAGCCAGTTATGTTCTCAATAGCACGGAGCTCCACGCCCCTCTGGTAAAAAATCAAGTGGTAGGTACCATTAATTTTCAACTTGATGGTAAAACCATCGATCAGCGTCCTTTAGTCGTCATGAGTGAAGTAAAAGAAGGTGGTATCTTCAGCCGTGCTCTCGACCATATCATTCTGCTATTTCATCGCTGGTTCGGTTAA
- the fliD gene encoding flagellar filament capping protein FliD, with translation MDNNISGFNINDPKFKNQAKEMAAKQFHFQSARLEKERKNFQVEEKRWQGLKEKLETFRDDLNALNDAAMVQNSLSSSDPQDEYVRISHDSKAIRSSHTVEVIALASEHKIIYKSLDDDQIAKASGLLTLAINSKSFEIDLSALQNKTLEGLQQAINTHPDNKGIVALIYRLDGKKTFSLASSESGIANTMSVSSSLLTGGEERQARDARVSIDGQETSNPSNQFDDIVSGFSIELKKLTGSSPVSFSLSLDTSATTQQVEKFVQAYNALDAVGDEHIMKLKRSCLDEIRELKTRVVQIERSGKLTVDKNLVTLLKQNPNALTTIFNGENGLVNRMINKLSVYFDPPKNIKGGEGLLQSNFRRLANKDKALTAKEEEHKKALEQFEAKSEARLKKIEINTRNSENLIKAYFPSRH, from the coding sequence ATGGATAATAACATTAGTGGATTTAACATCAATGATCCTAAGTTTAAAAACCAAGCTAAAGAAATGGCTGCCAAGCAGTTTCACTTTCAATCCGCTAGGTTGGAAAAAGAGCGAAAAAATTTTCAGGTTGAAGAAAAGAGATGGCAGGGATTAAAAGAAAAATTAGAAACTTTTCGTGATGATCTTAACGCATTGAATGATGCTGCCATGGTACAAAATTCTCTCAGCAGCAGTGATCCTCAAGATGAATATGTCAGGATCAGCCACGATAGTAAAGCGATCAGAAGTTCGCATACAGTGGAGGTGATCGCGTTAGCCAGTGAGCATAAAATTATTTATAAATCCCTTGATGATGATCAGATTGCTAAGGCGAGTGGTTTATTAACATTGGCCATCAACAGTAAGTCATTTGAAATCGATTTATCTGCACTACAGAACAAGACGTTAGAAGGTTTGCAACAAGCTATCAATACGCATCCCGATAATAAAGGAATTGTTGCTTTAATTTATCGCCTCGATGGCAAAAAAACATTTAGCTTAGCAAGCAGTGAAAGCGGTATCGCCAACACAATGAGCGTTAGTTCTAGCCTATTGACTGGCGGAGAGGAGCGCCAAGCGCGAGATGCGCGGGTTAGCATTGATGGCCAAGAAACGAGCAATCCAAGCAATCAATTTGATGATATTGTGTCCGGCTTTTCCATTGAGCTGAAAAAACTTACTGGCTCTAGTCCCGTCTCTTTCTCTCTCTCTCTCGATACATCAGCAACGACACAACAAGTAGAAAAATTTGTTCAGGCATACAACGCCCTCGATGCTGTCGGTGATGAACATATTATGAAGTTAAAGCGTTCGTGTTTAGATGAAATAAGAGAACTGAAGACGCGAGTAGTACAAATAGAAAGAAGTGGAAAGCTGACAGTTGACAAAAATTTAGTCACTTTATTAAAACAAAATCCTAACGCTTTGACGACAATATTTAACGGCGAAAACGGACTGGTTAACCGTATGATAAATAAGTTATCGGTTTATTTTGATCCTCCCAAAAACATTAAAGGTGGTGAGGGTCTTCTTCAATCGAATTTTAGGCGCTTAGCAAATAAAGATAAGGCTCTTACCGCTAAGGAAGAAGAACACAAAAAAGCGTTGGAGCAATTTGAAGCAAAGTCAGAGGCAAGATTAAAGAAAATTGAGATCAATACGCGAAATAGCGAAAACCTAATCAAAGCTTATTTCCCATCAAGGCACTAA
- the lipB gene encoding lipoyl(octanoyl) transferase LipB, whose amino-acid sequence MSTCSPPEHIILRQLELKPYHLVWQAMHDLTEQRKPTTLDEIWLVQHHAIFTQGKAGKAEHLLAPGDIPVFQSDRGGQITYHGPGQQVMYLMIDLNRLKISPRQLITAMEKTVIQTLACFGILSYADAKAPGIYVQQQKICSLGLRIHKGCSLHGLALNVAMDLTPFSSINPCGYANMKMTQVSALVSSPITLEEIQPILVKKFIQQLGYRNLLQLQ is encoded by the coding sequence ATGTCAACATGTTCGCCTCCAGAGCACATTATTTTGCGACAACTCGAGTTAAAACCCTACCATCTGGTATGGCAGGCGATGCACGATCTGACAGAACAGCGCAAGCCAACAACGCTAGACGAAATCTGGCTGGTACAACATCACGCTATTTTTACCCAAGGGAAAGCGGGTAAAGCTGAACATCTCCTGGCACCGGGTGACATTCCGGTTTTTCAAAGTGATAGGGGAGGACAAATTACGTATCATGGCCCTGGTCAGCAGGTGATGTATTTGATGATAGATCTCAACCGGTTAAAGATCAGCCCACGTCAATTAATCACAGCAATGGAAAAAACAGTAATACAAACATTAGCTTGTTTCGGTATTCTTTCTTACGCTGATGCTAAAGCGCCTGGTATTTATGTTCAGCAACAAAAAATTTGCTCTTTAGGCTTACGAATACATAAAGGTTGCTCGCTACATGGATTAGCACTGAATGTCGCCATGGATCTCACCCCTTTTTCGTCTATCAATCCTTGCGGTTATGCGAATATGAAAATGACGCAAGTCAGTGCATTGGTGAGTAGCCCTATTACGCTTGAAGAGATACAACCGATTTTGGTCAAAAAATTTATCCAACAGCTTGGTTACCGCAACCTCCTCCAACTCCAATAG
- the ybeD gene encoding DUF493 family protein YbeD, with protein sequence MKTKLNELLKFPCFFTYKVMGIADPKLPDQVVEVVQRYAPGDYAPKVTTSSKNRYHSISITIKAVNIKQIETLYRELADLPLVRVVL encoded by the coding sequence ATGAAAACAAAATTAAATGAACTGCTTAAATTTCCTTGTTTTTTTACCTACAAAGTAATGGGGATCGCTGATCCAAAATTACCTGATCAGGTGGTTGAAGTAGTGCAACGCTACGCGCCAGGAGATTACGCACCGAAAGTGACAACCAGTAGCAAAAACCGCTATCATTCGATCTCTATTACCATTAAAGCGGTGAATATTAAACAAATAGAAACCTTATATAGAGAATTGGCAGATCTGCCGTTGGTTCGTGTGGTCTTGTAG
- the mrdA gene encoding peptidoglycan DD-transpeptidase MrdA yields MKKKCTPFRDYSAESDLFVRRALIAVFGVLVLSAVLIANLYHLQITRFEIYQTRSNENRIKLVPIAPSRGIIYARNGEPLALNRTIYQLELMPEKVENLPATLEALRPIVELTDEDIANFEKERKRSRRFTSIVLKTPLTEVQVARFAINQFNFPGIEVNGYQRRYYPYGASLTHVIGYVAKINDKEVERLNKEGVLANYAATHDIGKLGIERYYESILHGKTGYEEVEVNNRGRVIRQLKEQPPQAGKDIYLTLDLKLQIHIEKLISGSRAAVVVTDPRSGGILALVSNPSYDANLFVNGISTKNYQTLLNDPNRPLINRATQGVYPPASTVKPYIAVSALSAGVINKNTSLFDPGWWQLPGSEKRFRDWKKWGHGRVNIVKAIEESSDTFFYQIAYDMGINRLSEWMTKFGYGEYTGIDLSEEASGVMPTREWKQKRHKKPWYLGDTIPVGIGQGYWSATPIQMAKVLMTLVNNGVVKSPHLLANTKIEGVLIPYQQKELVQMSDIDSQYWEIAKEGMYGVANRPNGTVHKSFADAPYKAAVKSGTAQVYSYETYNASKIAERLRDHKLMTAFAPFNNPRAAVTIVLENGGSGASIGSITRQILDYALRNDNEKTLPNAELQLSNTERPLRDDG; encoded by the coding sequence ATGAAAAAAAAATGTACCCCTTTTCGTGACTACTCAGCAGAGTCTGACCTTTTCGTTCGCCGTGCTTTAATTGCCGTTTTTGGTGTTCTAGTGTTAAGCGCGGTTTTAATCGCGAATTTATACCATCTGCAAATTACTCGTTTTGAAATTTATCAAACACGTTCTAATGAAAATCGCATCAAACTGGTTCCCATTGCGCCAAGTCGTGGCATTATTTATGCCCGTAATGGCGAGCCATTAGCGTTAAATCGTACTATTTATCAGCTGGAATTGATGCCAGAAAAAGTAGAAAATTTGCCCGCAACACTGGAAGCATTACGGCCAATCGTTGAATTGACCGACGAAGATATCGCTAACTTTGAAAAAGAACGCAAACGTTCACGCCGTTTTACTTCAATTGTACTAAAAACCCCTCTTACCGAAGTACAGGTTGCGCGTTTTGCCATCAATCAATTTAATTTCCCCGGTATAGAAGTCAACGGTTATCAACGGCGTTATTATCCCTATGGGGCTAGCTTGACTCATGTCATCGGCTACGTTGCCAAAATCAACGATAAAGAAGTGGAACGCCTCAATAAAGAAGGCGTACTAGCGAATTACGCCGCAACGCATGATATAGGTAAATTGGGAATAGAACGTTATTATGAATCCATTTTACACGGCAAAACAGGTTATGAAGAAGTGGAGGTTAATAATAGAGGCCGAGTGATAAGGCAATTAAAGGAGCAGCCTCCGCAAGCGGGAAAAGATATTTACTTAACATTGGATCTAAAATTACAAATCCACATCGAAAAATTAATTAGTGGCAGCCGTGCTGCCGTGGTGGTGACTGATCCACGATCCGGCGGTATATTAGCTTTGGTGTCTAATCCAAGCTATGACGCAAATTTATTTGTCAATGGCATTTCGACGAAAAATTATCAAACATTACTCAATGATCCTAACCGCCCTCTCATCAACCGTGCTACTCAAGGCGTTTATCCGCCCGCCTCAACGGTCAAACCTTATATCGCAGTTTCAGCACTGAGTGCCGGAGTGATCAACAAAAATACCAGCCTGTTTGATCCTGGCTGGTGGCAATTGCCTGGCTCAGAAAAACGCTTTCGTGACTGGAAAAAATGGGGTCATGGTCGTGTCAATATTGTGAAAGCCATAGAAGAGTCATCCGATACTTTTTTTTATCAGATAGCGTACGACATGGGTATTAATCGATTATCGGAATGGATGACAAAATTTGGTTATGGTGAGTACACTGGCATCGATTTATCCGAAGAAGCTTCCGGTGTAATGCCAACCCGTGAATGGAAGCAAAAACGTCATAAAAAACCTTGGTATCTAGGAGATACTATCCCCGTCGGCATAGGTCAAGGTTATTGGAGCGCAACCCCCATTCAAATGGCAAAGGTATTAATGACACTAGTCAACAACGGGGTTGTCAAAAGCCCTCATCTATTAGCAAACACAAAAATAGAGGGCGTATTGATACCTTACCAACAGAAAGAACTGGTTCAGATGAGCGATATTGATTCTCAGTATTGGGAAATAGCAAAAGAAGGGATGTATGGTGTTGCTAATCGTCCTAATGGTACCGTTCACAAAAGTTTTGCTGACGCCCCTTATAAAGCGGCGGTTAAATCAGGTACTGCACAGGTTTATAGTTATGAAACCTACAATGCAAGTAAAATTGCCGAACGTTTGCGCGATCATAAATTAATGACGGCCTTTGCCCCTTTTAATAATCCAAGGGCAGCCGTTACTATTGTGTTAGAAAACGGGGGCTCGGGTGCCAGTATAGGGAGTATTACACGCCAGATCCTCGACTATGCGCTGCGCAATGACAACGAAAAAACATTACCGAATGCAGAGCTTCAGCTCTCGAACACAGAAAGGCCATTACGCGATGACGGATAA
- a CDS encoding YegP family protein, whose product MVNGYYEIKKAKNGQYYFNLKAGNHEIILTSEMYVSKASAENGIASVQTNSPDEKQYEVKLNVRNEPYFLLKAKNHQVIGKSEFYSSDAAAQKGIASVSRNGKTTDVRDLSDKEL is encoded by the coding sequence ATGGTTAACGGTTACTATGAAATTAAAAAAGCGAAAAACGGGCAATATTATTTTAATTTAAAAGCAGGCAACCACGAGATTATCTTGACGAGTGAGATGTATGTTAGTAAAGCCTCGGCAGAAAATGGTATCGCTTCGGTACAAACGAATTCCCCCGATGAAAAGCAATATGAAGTGAAGCTTAATGTTAGAAATGAACCTTATTTCTTATTGAAAGCTAAAAATCATCAAGTCATTGGTAAGAGCGAATTTTACAGTTCTGATGCAGCAGCCCAAAAGGGGATTGCTTCTGTTAGCCGTAATGGCAAGACAACGGATGTGCGCGATCTTAGCGATAAGGAACTGTAA
- the fliS gene encoding flagellar export chaperone FliS, with translation MYQNQDYRLYQQDDIAAQACVATSHQLVLMLFSALMDELIRTKSHIKAKRYEHKATSVNKCIDIINVLTAVLDFDNGGSVAANLARLYDYCVYRLYDASNQLSIELIIEVEGIITNLYNGWQTLGKK, from the coding sequence ATGTATCAGAACCAAGATTATCGTTTGTATCAGCAGGATGATATCGCTGCTCAAGCTTGTGTTGCGACCTCGCATCAACTGGTGTTGATGTTGTTTTCAGCGCTGATGGATGAACTGATACGAACCAAAAGCCATATCAAAGCTAAGCGTTATGAACACAAGGCGACAAGCGTCAATAAATGCATTGATATTATCAATGTGTTGACGGCGGTGCTCGATTTTGACAACGGTGGCTCCGTTGCGGCGAATTTAGCACGTTTGTATGACTATTGCGTGTATCGGCTGTATGACGCCAGTAATCAGTTATCCATCGAGTTAATTATAGAGGTCGAAGGCATCATCACTAATCTTTATAACGGTTGGCAAACATTAGGAAAAAAATAA
- the mrdB gene encoding peptidoglycan glycosyltransferase MrdB (rod shape-determining protein RodA) gives MTDNHQKQALLSKIHIDMPLLICILLLLAYSAFIMWSASGQDVGMMERKITQIVFGLFTLLLMAQIPPRTYESWAPYLYLICIVLLVLVGVFGQISKGARRWLDLGFIRFQPSEIAKIAVPLMVARFMNRDLCPPSFKNTLIALILIFTPTLLVATQPDLGTAILIALSGLFVLFLAGMSWRLISVAVLLVAAFIPILWFFLMHDYQHDRVMMLLDPEKDPLGAGYHIIQSKIAIGSGGLFGKGWLHGTQSQLEFLPERHTDFIFAVLAEELGLFGVLVLLVLYLSIIMRGLIIAARAQTTFGRVMIGALMLILFVYVFVNIGMVSGILPVVGVPLPLISYGGSALIVLMAGFGIIMSIHSHRKMLSKNL, from the coding sequence ATGACGGATAATCACCAAAAACAGGCGCTATTGTCTAAAATTCATATCGATATGCCGTTACTTATCTGTATTTTGCTTTTATTAGCTTATAGCGCCTTTATTATGTGGAGTGCCAGTGGGCAGGATGTCGGCATGATGGAGCGTAAGATCACACAGATAGTGTTCGGTTTGTTTACGCTGTTGCTGATGGCGCAAATCCCGCCACGAACCTACGAGAGCTGGGCTCCTTATCTTTACCTTATTTGTATTGTTTTACTGGTGCTGGTTGGTGTATTTGGCCAAATCAGCAAAGGAGCAAGGCGCTGGCTTGATCTCGGTTTTATCCGTTTTCAACCCTCCGAAATTGCTAAAATTGCAGTACCTTTGATGGTGGCACGTTTTATGAATCGTGATCTTTGCCCGCCATCGTTTAAAAATACCCTGATCGCCCTCATTCTTATTTTTACCCCCACTTTACTGGTAGCAACACAACCCGATTTGGGCACCGCGATCCTTATTGCACTCTCTGGCTTATTTGTGCTGTTCCTCGCAGGAATGAGTTGGCGTTTAATTAGCGTTGCTGTTTTATTGGTCGCTGCCTTTATTCCTATTCTTTGGTTTTTTTTGATGCATGATTATCAACATGATCGCGTCATGATGCTGCTTGATCCGGAAAAAGATCCTTTGGGGGCAGGGTATCACATTATCCAATCAAAAATTGCCATTGGCTCCGGGGGATTATTCGGTAAAGGTTGGTTACATGGTACTCAGTCACAGTTAGAATTTTTACCTGAACGCCATACTGACTTTATTTTTGCTGTCTTGGCGGAAGAATTAGGATTATTCGGCGTATTAGTTTTATTAGTACTTTATTTATCTATCATTATGCGAGGCTTGATCATCGCCGCTCGTGCACAAACCACTTTTGGCCGTGTGATGATCGGAGCCTTGATGCTGATTTTGTTTGTTTATGTTTTTGTTAATATTGGTATGGTAAGTGGGATCTTGCCCGTTGTGGGCGTACCTTTGCCGTTAATTAGTTACGGAGGCTCAGCCCTCATTGTCTTAATGGCCGGATTTGGCATTATTATGTCAATACATTCCCATCGAAAAATGTTATCCAAAAATTTATAA
- a CDS encoding flagellar basal body-associated FliL family protein — protein sequence MIMFKRSKILIFLVIVATVAAGWMAFNYQRNIKKERINPPIWCPKHFVRGSKPVQFVEIKNMVITLKNIDDEERYMLLELGIATGDDTDVKKVTALTPAIRGATVNLLSGMNYQEIRSFTIADLRQSLMSEYQRNFNELKVPMPFDDVVISKMVFQ from the coding sequence ATGATTATGTTTAAGAGGTCAAAAATACTGATATTTTTAGTTATTGTTGCCACTGTTGCTGCTGGATGGATGGCATTTAATTATCAGCGGAATATAAAAAAGGAGCGAATCAATCCACCCATATGGTGCCCAAAACATTTTGTGCGGGGAAGTAAACCGGTACAGTTTGTTGAAATTAAAAATATGGTTATCACGCTTAAGAATATCGATGATGAAGAGCGTTATATGCTATTAGAATTGGGCATTGCCACCGGTGATGACACGGATGTTAAAAAAGTAACAGCGCTAACACCTGCCATTCGTGGTGCCACTGTGAATTTACTTTCTGGTATGAATTATCAAGAAATCCGTAGTTTTACTATTGCTGATTTACGCCAAAGTTTAATGAGTGAATATCAAAGAAACTTTAATGAATTAAAAGTTCCTATGCCATTCGATGATGTTGTTATTAGTAAAATGGTTTTTCAATAA
- a CDS encoding transcriptional regulator encodes MKKRLYSVNNWRIDLYSGCMTHQYSGETRRLGEYQLKLLDILLQHAGEILSRDQLTHLVWEKRVIGNNSLPNAIHTLRSALNDNKKQQRIIQTIPKKGYLFDASYCIAIEQEDPSSANENIHPKNIPFAFEVAARRPGRPTDERRQLRDSASTRSQQRGGFKGEGYNLTDDNNHDADKDQNKQYQDNNSAFQPAEKDRFQLTVTHSPNFNTKKSILVSWWLLAKKIFLLARVKIIFTLLLTIAVSGCILFVINPHSHSSPHFFAEEQKQNLYSHIRLFQIKDMTQRIKNEDDLHDRLKDTLFLLNKNSKAKKMRLSIYYHLSLRKLDYTFVIENDCKKQQLNMSIYHWRLDNKNLNHLIYRETERKMNEMLPCDN; translated from the coding sequence ATGAAAAAACGTTTATATTCTGTTAATAATTGGCGGATTGATCTTTATTCCGGTTGCATGACTCATCAATATTCTGGTGAGACAAGACGCCTTGGTGAGTATCAACTAAAATTGCTCGATATCTTGTTACAGCATGCAGGCGAGATCCTTTCTCGTGATCAACTGACCCATTTAGTGTGGGAAAAACGTGTGATTGGTAACAATAGCCTGCCCAATGCAATTCATACCTTGAGGAGCGCACTGAATGATAATAAAAAACAACAGCGTATTATTCAAACCATCCCTAAAAAAGGTTATTTATTCGATGCTTCTTATTGTATCGCTATCGAACAAGAGGATCCCTCATCGGCAAATGAAAACATTCATCCGAAAAATATACCCTTCGCCTTTGAAGTTGCCGCTAGGCGGCCAGGGCGACCGACCGATGAGCGTAGACAACTACGTGATTCGGCGAGCACCCGCAGCCAACAACGTGGCGGCTTCAAAGGCGAAGGGTATAACCTCACTGATGACAATAATCATGATGCAGATAAAGATCAAAATAAACAATATCAAGATAATAACAGCGCTTTTCAGCCAGCTGAAAAAGATCGCTTTCAGCTGACAGTAACCCATAGCCCAAACTTTAACACGAAAAAATCGATTCTGGTTTCTTGGTGGTTGTTGGCAAAAAAAATATTTTTATTAGCGAGAGTCAAAATAATTTTCACTCTTTTATTAACGATTGCGGTCAGTGGCTGCATTCTGTTTGTTATCAATCCTCATAGCCATTCATCACCCCATTTCTTTGCCGAAGAACAAAAACAGAATCTTTATAGCCATATCCGTTTATTTCAAATAAAGGATATGACGCAGCGCATAAAAAATGAAGACGATCTTCATGATAGATTAAAAGATACGCTGTTTTTACTTAATAAAAACAGTAAAGCAAAAAAAATGCGCTTGAGTATTTATTATCATCTATCACTACGTAAACTCGATTACACCTTCGTCATTGAGAATGATTGTAAAAAACAACAGCTCAATATGAGCATCTATCATTGGCGTCTTGACAATAAAAATCTAAATCATCTCATTTACCGTGAAACAGAGAGAAAAATGAATGAAATGCTTCCCTGTGATAACTAA